From a region of the Notolabrus celidotus isolate fNotCel1 chromosome 14, fNotCel1.pri, whole genome shotgun sequence genome:
- the LOC117825790 gene encoding protein sel-1 homolog 3 yields the protein MERFMKTLCKPWTSTQHVGIYLFCLSVQTALCLNEIILLDPPEEALPDSRLDVFYSCSQPATVQLDLIVFLDTGRARAFRLNHWRCDPHGPSLKTVRLNLPDWLVYRADGIVPESQWVQSCMLEAAVTFPHIFSDAEELVADSDVAFLKPIPYFNRPVKRHQLCITWSMLMLQLTPGFLLKQCPLEQETVQLLSSIFASTGENFGITKKLDPFSNKALEFLRFKAISSPWCMFSMWVLVTRHCQGKLCGLFHHTDSQNNYISPSLFLTNSGQLHIQISGRSKKSPAFLSPFKVHLREWCRINVMLLAERVTVSVVCIDNEQRTDYSVEYMLGHDIMLNDTQGHFVIGGGKYIKGVEGFYGPVVYHRNRVVPQSTSEVVLPEVVRAVNLTGWLQTCQAFRLEMNAKISEYSHQAQQGKESDTCFDVYHEWRVKERQPSESQCELWEETLPQRGRAVKLVKILAFKHGGRGLSLTAVGRALYSLSLHKLHRGNGTGAVSTILPLLLQAGCLADNRALHMASVLYSSGLGIKKQTYKSWLLALLAAQKDDRLALLHLGHLHHQGLHGFPADPALAYAYYANIAIQTAVRRYPTPEQMVLGLDEIMLLNPPEEALPDNLLYVFYSCKGPATVQLDLIVVFDTGLSEILRLNHWRCDPFDPTIKAVRLNLPDWLLYQADEIVPDSQWVQSCTLEAAVTYPVLDDDEELVAAADEAALEPVPYFDRPVKRHRLCNSWSMDMLRLTPGFVEKQCPFEQETVQLLSSIFASTGEKFGITTTLDPYSDNGLEYLRVKAIPSPWCMFSVWILVTRHCQEEICGLFHHIDSQNNYISPTLFLRNSGKLHIQMNGWSEESSAFLTSFKVPLRKWCRISFMMLIKRVTVNMVCIDNEQKTDYSTNYIFAHDVVMDDTEGYFVIGGGKYIKGVEGFYGPVVYYRNRVVHQSPSEVVIPDVVRAVNLAGWLQTCQEFHLEMSAKISGYTHQARRREESDIYVDTFHKWIVKERQPSEPQCELWEETLPQRRQAVKLVKMLAFKHGGRGLSLAAMGRALYSLSLHKLHKGSRTGAVSTILPLLLQAGCLADNRALHMASVLYSSGLGVKKQTYKSWLLALLAAQKDDRLALLHLGHLHHQGLHGLPADTALAYAYYANIATQTTLDRLNPTPEQTFVEAVYLNNDEVLNLQTDKDHHIFQWLKLQARRGATEAEQAIGRMLFWGQQGVSPNIQEAVRHYERGAVRWEDPASMYDYGIVLLQGQGVEKDVPKAVRFLKKAMDKNFVPAINALAWYYEQHEKDYEKAVKLWEQADLLKSPDAALNLGVVYSQGLYPGKAADKFMAYQYYLKSAQRGHIRGAVQLADIWTTGIPGHVDRRPSDAVLWVKWAAEHNGYLGSILRRALDSYLKNDMFHSLLYYMVAAECGYAPAQFNVAYLCEQNKFFSILDPALASSCMWRYYNLTVQNENPDPYALIRMGDLLYEGQADMPGDLFSAAKMYSHAALRKEPQGWYNLGLLVAEGYRLPLSVLINLGLSELYLQDNITLQSTLYERCRDSEDTDGFFPCSLALYNVYFQTFQNDYHTAVKVSTAAAIVAASTMIVIIPISLRRLMLSLN from the exons ATGGAGAGATTCATGAAAACACTGTGCAAACCATGGACATCAACACAGCACGTGGGCATCTATCTGTTTTGTCTCAGTGTGCAG acGGCCCTGTGTTTAAACGAGATAATCCTCCTGGATCCTCCAGAGGAGGCTCTGCCGGACAGCCGCCTGGATGTGTTCTACTCTTGTAGTCAACCTGCCACCGTGCAGCTGGACTTGATCGTGTTTCTGGACACTGGCCGTGCCCGCGCGTTCCGGCTGAACCACTGGAGATGTGACCCCCATGGTCCGAGCTTAAAGACCGTGAGGCTGAACCTGCCTGATTGGTTGGTGTATCGAGCTGATGGGATTGTTCCAGAGTCTCAGTGGGTGCAGAGTTGCATGCTGGAAGCAGCAGTCACATTCCCTCACATATTCAGTGACGCGGAGGAGTTGGTTGCAGACAGTGATGTGGCCTTTTTAAAACCGATTCCTTATTTTAACCGACCTGTGAAAAGACATCAGCTGTGCATCACCTGGAGCATGTTAATGCTGCAACTGACTCCAGGCTTTTTACTAAAACAATGTCCTCTGGAACAAG AAACGGTTCAGCTGCTGTCCTCCATATTTGCCTCCACTGGAGAAAACTTTGGCATTACAAAGAAATTGGACCCGTTCAGCAACAAAGCTCTGGAGTTTTTACGTTTTAAAGCCATCTCTTCCCCATG GTGTATGTTTTCTATGTGGGTATTAGTGACCAGACACTGCCAAGGAAAGTTGTGTGGACTGTTCCATCATACAGACTCCCAGAATAACTACATCTCACCATCACTGTTCCTCACAAACTCAG GTCAGCTCCACATCCAGATAAGTGGACGGTCAAAGAAATCCCCTGCATTTCTCTCACCCTTTAAGGTGCATCTAAGAGAGTGGTGCCGAATCAATGTGATGCTGCTTGCTGAAAGG GTAACAGTCTCTGTGGTGTGCATAGACAATGAGCAAAGGACAGATTATTCTGTGGAGTACAT GCTTGGACATGATATCATGCTGAATGACACACAGGGACATTTTGTGATCGGTGGAGGTAAATACATCAAAGGTGTGGAGGGTTTTTATGGACCAGTAGTTTACCACCGCAACAGAGTGGTACCTCAGAGCACG TCTGAAGTTGTTCTTCCAGAGGTAGTCAGGGCTGTGAATCTGACTGGATGGCTGCAGACATGTCAAGCATTTCGTCTGGAGATGAATGCAAAGATCAGTGAATATTCTCATCAGGCCCAACAGGGGAAAGAGTCAG ACACCTGCTTTGATGTTTACCATGAGTGGCGGGTAAAGGAGAGACAGCCTTCAGAATCACAGTGTGAGCTGTGGGAGGAAACTCTCCCTCAGAGGGGACGAGCTGTGAAACTGGTCAAAATTTTGGCTTTCAAACATG gaggaagaggactgaGCCTGACAGCTGTGGGCAGAGCGCTGTACTCATTATCACTTCACAAGCTGCACAGAGGTAACGGAACTGGAGCGGTCAGCACAATATTACCGCTGCTGCTCCAAGCTGGCTGCTTAGCTGATAACCGAGCTCTGCACATGGCATCTGTGCTCTACAGCTCCGGCCTGGGAATCAAGAAACAGACCTATAAG tcctGGCTCCTGGCCCTGCTGGCAGCCCAGAAGGATGATCgattagcacttctgcatcttgggcacctgcaccaccagggtCTGCATGGCTTTCCTGCAGACCCAGCCCTGGCCTATGCATACTATGCAAACATTGCTATACAAACAGCAGTCCGCCGTTATCCCACGCCTGAGCAG ATGGTCCTGGGTTTAGATGAAATAATGCTCCTGAATCCTCCTGAGGAAGCTCTGCCAGACAATCTACTGTATGTATTTTACTCTTGTAAGGGACCTGCTACAGTTCAGCTGGACTTAATCGTAGTTTTTGACACTGGCCTCTCTGAGATACTCCGGCTGAACCACTGGAGATGTGACCCCTTTGATCCCACTATAAAGGCTGTGAGGCTGAACCTGCCTGATTGGTTGCTGTATCAAGCTGATGAGATAGTTCCTGACTCTCAGTGGGTGCAGAGTTGTACGCTGGAAGCAGCAGTCACATATCCTGTATTGGATGACGATGAGGAGTTGGTTGCAGCTGCGGATGAGGCAGCTTTGGAGCCTGTTCCTTATTTTGACCGGCCTGTGAAACGGCATCGGCTGTGCAACTCCTGGAGCATGGATATGCTACGATTAACTCCAGGCTTTGTTGAGAAACAGTGTCCTTTTGAACAAG aaACAGTTCAATTGCTGTCCTCAATTTTTGCCTCCACTGGAGAAAAGTTTGGCATCACAACAACTCTGGACCCATACAGTGATAATGGTCTGGAGTACCTGCGTGTGAAAGCCATCCCCTCTCCATG GTGTATGTTCTCTGTGTGGATATTGGTGACCAGACACTGCCAGGAAGAGATATGTGGACTGTTTCATCATATAGACTCCCAGAATAACTACATCTCACCAACACTGTTCCTCAGAAACTCAG GTAAGCTTCACATCCAAATGAACGGGTGGTCAGAGGAATCTTCAGCTTTTCTCACCTCGTTCAAGGTGCCTCTGAGAAAGTGGTGCCGAATCAGTTTTATGATGCTCATTAAAAGG GTAACAGTCAACATGGTGTGTATAGATAACGAGCAGAAAACAGATTATTCTACCAATTACAT CTTTGCGCATGATGTCGTGATGGATGACACAGAGGGATATTTTGTGATCGGTGGAGGTAAATACATCAAAGGTGTGGAAGGTTTTTATGGACCAGTGGTTTACTACCGCAACAGAGTGGTACATCAGAGCCCG TCTGAAGTTGTTATTCCAGATGTAGTCAGGGCTGTGAATCTGGCTGGATGGCTGCAGACATGCCAAGAATTTCATCTGGAGATGAGTGCAAAGATCAGTGGATACACCCACCAGGCCAGAAGGAGGGAAGAGTCTG ACATCTATGTTGATACTTTCCACAAGTGGATAGTAAAGGAGAGACAGCCTTCAGAACCACAGTGTGAGCTGTGGGAAGAAACTCTCCCTCAGAGGAGACAAGCTGTGAAACTGGTCAAGATGTTGGCTTTCAAACATG GAGGAAGAGGGCTGAGCCTGGCAGCTATGGGCAGAGCGCTGTACTCGTTATCACTTCACAAGCTGCACAAAGGAAGCAGAACTGGAGCGGTCAGCACAATATTACCACTGCTGCTCCAAGCTGGCTGCTTAGCTGATAACCGAGCTCTGCACATGGCATCAGTGCTCTACAGCTCCGGCCTGGGAGTCAAGAAACAGACCTATAAG tcctGGCTCCTGGCCCTGCTGGCAGCCCAGAAGGATGATCGATTAGCACTTTTGCATCTTGggcacctgcaccaccagggtCTGCACGGTCTTCCTGCAGACACAGCCCTGGCCTATGCATATTATGCAAATATTGCTACGCAGACAACTTTAGACCGTCTCAATCCCACACCAGAGCAG ACATTTGTTGAGGCAGTTTATCTAAACAATGACGAGGTGTTGAATCTCCAAACTGATAAGGACCATCACATCTTTCAATGGCTGAAACTGCAGGCCCGCAGGGGAGCGACTGAAGCAGAG CAAGCAATTGGTCGCATGCTGTTCTGGGGTCAGCAGGGAGTGTCTCCAAACATCCAGGAGGCTGTGAGGCACTATGAAAGAGGAGCTGTCCGGTGGGAGGACCCTGCTTCGATGTATGATTACGGCATCGTTCTTCTGCAG GGTCAAGGTGTTGAAAAGGACGTTCCAAAAGCTGTCCGTTTCCTAAAGAAAGCGATGGACAAG AATTTTGTTCCTGCAATCAACGCCCTGGCCTGGTATTACGAGCAGCATGAGAAAGACTATGAGAAGGCAGTGAAGCTGTGGGAGCAGGCTGATCTTCTTAAGAGTCCAGATGCTGCTTTGAACCTTGGAGTCGTGTACTCACAGGGTCTGTACCCTGGAAAAGCTGCAGACAAG TTCATGGCCTATCAGTACTACCTGAAGTCTGCACAGAGAGGGCACATCAGAGGAGCGGTTCAGCTGGCTGACATCTGGACTACTGGGATACCTGGCCACGTTGACAGACGTCCATCAGATGCCGTTTT GTGGGTGAAGTGGGCAGCTGAGCACAACGGATACCTGGGCAGCATCTTGCGGAGAGCCTTGGATTCATATCTCAAGAATGACAT GTTCCACTCCCTGTTATATTACATGGTGGCTGCTGAGTGTGGATACGCTCCAGCACAATTCAATGTGGCATATCTTTGTGAACAGAATAAG TTCTTCAGTATTCTGGACCCTGCTTTAGCTTCAAGTTGCATGTGGAGATATTACAACCTGACAGTCCAAAATGAAAATCCTGACCCGTATG CCTTGATTAGGATGGGTGACCTGCTGTATGAGGGGCAAGCTGACATGCCCGGAGACTTGTTTTCTGCAGCAAAGATGTACTCGCATGCAGCACTAAGGAAGGAGCCACAG GGATGGTACAACCTTGGCCTCCTTGTTGCGGAGGGTTACAGGCTGCCGCTGTCAGTATTGATCAATCTGGGCCTTTCAGAGCTCTACCTGCAAGACAACATTACGCTTCAAAGTaccttgtatgaaag ATGCAGAGATTCAGAGGACACAGATGGGTTCTTCCCTTGCAGCCTTGCCCTCTACAATGTgtattttcaaacatttcaaaatgactATCACACTGCTGTTAAG GTTTCAACAGCAGCTGCCATTGTTGCAGCTTCAACAATGATAGTAATCATCCCAATTTCACTCAGAAGACTCATGCTGTCCCTTAACTAG